Proteins from a single region of Mesorhizobium sp. B1-1-8:
- a CDS encoding phosphatase PAP2 family protein — MGRDVTSLGSFAFLGFVSVAAAGYLLIAGKRRYAVLVAAAVVGGEAISTLLKIAFDRQRPDLLHTTRIFTASFPSGHAMLSAVTFLTVGALLAKANPEPRVKAYFISLAVFLTVMVGLSRVYLGVHYRTDVLAGWCVGSAWAILCWSAVNGIEQRRGR, encoded by the coding sequence ATGGGGCGGGACGTTACGTCCCTGGGCAGCTTCGCCTTCTTGGGCTTCGTGTCGGTGGCCGCAGCGGGCTACCTGCTGATCGCCGGAAAGCGGAGGTACGCTGTGCTTGTCGCGGCGGCCGTGGTTGGCGGCGAGGCCATCAGCACCCTTTTGAAGATCGCCTTCGACCGCCAAAGGCCCGATCTCTTACACACCACCAGGATCTTTACAGCGAGCTTTCCGAGCGGACACGCCATGCTTTCCGCCGTCACTTTTCTGACCGTTGGAGCATTGCTGGCCAAAGCGAATCCCGAGCCCCGCGTCAAAGCGTATTTCATTTCGCTTGCTGTGTTTCTGACGGTCATGGTCGGACTTAGCCGCGTCTATCTCGGCGTGCATTACCGCACCGACGTTCTCGCGGGTTGGTGCGTCGGTTCCGCTTGGGCCATTCTGTGCTGGTCTGCCGTCAACGGAATCGAACAAAGGCGAGGCCGATAG
- a CDS encoding DUF2127 domain-containing protein → MVVGLLRGKLWSYPASLAALAAFIIYQVYRYCYTHSAGLLVLTIFDAIVMVLIWHEWAIVRGHRPALRS, encoded by the coding sequence TTGGTCGTCGGGCTTTTGCGCGGCAAGCTGTGGTCGTATCCAGCTTCGCTGGCGGCATTGGCAGCGTTCATCATCTACCAGGTCTATCGCTATTGCTACACGCATTCTGCCGGGCTCTTGGTGCTGACCATCTTCGACGCCATCGTGATGGTGCTGATCTGGCATGAATGGGCTATAGTGCGGGGCCACAGGCCGGCATTGCGGTCTTAG
- a CDS encoding DUF1344 domain-containing protein, translated as MKKKSVIAAATILAIASATGAYAKAAAGTIASIDKKGDSITMSDGKTFTLPEGIEAETLKVGEKVTVTYSTNAGKLAASSIQPAK; from the coding sequence ATGAAGAAGAAATCAGTTATCGCTGCTGCCACGATCCTGGCAATCGCATCCGCCACCGGCGCCTACGCCAAGGCGGCCGCCGGCACCATCGCCAGCATCGACAAGAAAGGCGATTCGATCACCATGTCCGACGGCAAGACATTCACCTTGCCGGAAGGCATCGAAGCCGAGACGCTGAAGGTCGGCGAGAAGGTCACCGTCACCTACTCGACCAACGCCGGAAAGCTCGCCGCCTCGAGCATCCAACCGGCCAAATAG